The genomic stretch GTCGCCGTCAGCCCGTCCTTGCCTGGCATGCGGATGTCCATGAGCAGCACGTCGGGTCGGTGTTCGGCCACCAGGGCCGCCGCCTCGGAGCCGTCGCCGCCCTCGCCGACGAAATCGACCCCTTCGTGTCCCCCGAGCATCAGCTTGAGACCGGCCCGCACCAGGGGATCGTCGTCGATCAGCACCACCCTCACCATGGCATCCACGCCTCCAATTGAAAAACTTCGTCCCGAATTCCGTGCTCGATCCAGCCGCCAACGAGGCCCGTCCGCTCGGCCAGCCCGAGTAGACCATAGCCGCCTCCGGGGACGGCGGCGCCGCGTCCGTTCACCAGGTTGCGTAGTTCGATCCGCAACCCGGAGTCGGGGTCGCCGCTGAGCCGCACCTCAACCTTGGTCCCCGGCGCGTGCTTGCGGGCATTGGTGAGCCCCTCCTGCACGATCCGGTAGGCGTGGCGGCTCACCGCGGGCGAGAGCCCCTCCAGGGCCACGCCGCTGAACTCGATCCGCAGCCCGGCAGCCCGGTTGTCGGCAATGAGGCCCGGCAGGTCGGCGAGGGTGGGCTGCGGCCGGTCCCCGTCCTGCCCCCGCAGCGACCCGAGGACGCCCCGCAACTCGGTCAGCGCCAGGTTGGCGTTCTCCCGGATGGTCTCGGCGATCTCGTGGGTCTGCCCGGGATTGAGGTCGTCCCGGTAGGCCAGCGCCCCGGAGTACATGCTGACCAGCGAGATCCGGTGGGCCAGCACGTCGTGCATCTCCCGGGCGATGCGCTGGCGTTCGGCGGCCTGCCCCTGGGCGACCCGCAGCTGCTGCTCCCGTTCGGCCTGCTCCACCTGGGCCCGCATCGAAGCGATCAACTCCCGACGGGCCCCGGTGTACATGCCGATCGCCACCAGCACCACCGTGTAGAGCAGCAACACCCCGCCGCTGACGATCAGAGGCCACGGCACCTGCAGCGGTGCGTCGCCCACCCGCAGGTCCGTGACCGCGGGCAGCCCCAGACCCCGCCGAACCGGGTCGGACAAGATTTGGAACCCGATGAAGACGGCCCCGGCCGGGAGGATCTCCTTCCACCGCCGCCGGGTACACAGGCTGGCGACCCCCCAGGACGAAAAGCCGCCCAGCGTGACCGTGACCGAGCTCAGCACGCTCAGCGACACCACCACCAGCATCGGGGCCCGCCTCCGGAACCGGATCAGCACCACGGCGGCGATCACACCGAGGAGCTCGAGGACCAGGAAGTTGTGGAAGGCCGGGGGCAGCTCCCGGGACAGGTCCTGACCCACCAGGGGGGCGGCGAACGACGGCAGCACCCAGCCGAGAGCCAGCAGGTAGCGCCAGATCAACGCCCACGCGCCGAGTCGGTATTCGGAGGTCACGGCTTCACCCTAGGCAATGCCCCGTGGCTGTTCCGCCCATCGAAAGTCGAAACCTCGCCGACTTCAGTCGCCACAACACCAGACCTTCACCCGTGGCGCCAGCCCAGCTGGCCCGGGTTGGCTGAAGCCATGATCACCTTCCGAAACCTCACCAAACGCTATGGCGACGTCCTCGCCGTCGACGACATCAGTTTCACTGTCGAGGCGGGAAGCATCACCGGTTTCCTCGGCCCCAACGGCGCCGGCAAATCCACCGCCATGCGGTGCCTCACCGGGCTCGCCTTCCCCACCGAGGGCGAGGCCCTGATCGACGGGCGCCGCTACCGTGACATCCCCAACCCGAGCGCCCAGGTCGGTGTCCTGCTGGACGCCTCCGCCCAGCATCCCGGACGCACCGGACGCGAAACGATCCGGACCGCGGCCACCGCCATGGGGGTACCCCGGTCCCGGGTGGACGAGGTCATCGAACTCGCCGGGCTCACCGCCGCGGAGGCCCGTAAACGGGTCGGCGCCTACTCGCTGGGAATGAGGCAGCGCCTCGGCATCGCCCAGGCCTTCCTCGGTTCGCCCCGGGTGCTGATCCTGGACGAACCAGCCAACGGCCTCGACCCCCAGGGCATCCACTGGATGCGCACCGTGCTGCGGCGCTTCGCCGACGCCGGTGGCGCCGTCCTGCTCAGCTCCCACCTGCTCCACGAAGTGCAGCAGATCGCCGACCGCATCGTCATGATCGGCCACGGCAGGATCCTCACGGAGGGCAGCATCGACGACCTGACCGCCGACGGCGCCAACCTCGAAACCACCTTCCTCAACCTCACCACCACCACCGCTCGCGAAGGAATCTTCGTATGACCGCCATCACAGTCCCCACCCGGGTTCGCTTCAGCAACCTCGTCAAGGCAGAGTCCCGCAAATATGTGAACACCCGGGCGGCACTCGTGCTCTCGATCTTCACGGCCGCGGTCCTGGCCCTGGCCACCATCGGAGCCATCGCCGCCTACCCCGACCTGATCAAGGCCGCCACCGGAACCGACCTCCTGTTCCTTCCGCTGGCCGTGACCTCGATACTCACCGCCGTCATCGTCATCTTGCCGGTCACCTCCGAATGGGCCCAGCGTGGGGCCCTGACCACCTTCGTGGTCGAACCCCGCCGGGAACGCGTCGTCGCGGCGAAGGCCCTCGTCTCGCTCGGGGTGGCCCTCGCGGTGTGGATGGCCTGCCAGCTGTCGTGGGTGGTGTTCAACGCCGCCGGTGCCGCGGTACACGGCCTTGAGGCCTCCTGGGAGTTCCACTGGGCGCGCTGGTTCGAGTTCATCGGGGCCTTCCTGCTCGACGTGACCGTGGCCTTCACCCTGGCGTTGCTGCTGCGCAACACCGCCCTGACGGTCGCGATCTTCATGGCCGGCCCCATCATGCTGGAGACGCTGGGGCTGTTCGGCGAGATCCCGGCGAAGGTCGCCTCCTGGCTCAAGACCCCCGGGGTGAGCCTGCAAAAAATCTTCTCGGCACAAGCGGGCGGACAGACCCCGGATGCAACACTGTGGGGTCAGTTCACCGTGGGCGCCGTCGTCTGGATCGTCGTCCCGCTCGCCATCGGGCTGTGGCTGAACCACCGCGCCGAAGCGAAATAGTCCCCATCCCCGCAGCGGGTGGTCCCGGGCCGGTACCCGGGACCACCTGTTTTCGCGTCGGTGCGCTCTACCGGGGCGGGCATGGAATTGTCCGGCTTCTCACAGTCGAGATCAATACGCCGCCGTAACCACACCGACGGGACCAACCCATCAGGTGATTGCTCACCGGGATGGGTCCTCACCCACGTGCGCCCGGCCGGCACAGGGGACCTCGAGGATTTTCCTGGCTGACGGCGTAGCGTCGTCCGGCCCCAGAAGCGATAAGCAGCCGCGTGGAGGCCTCAGAGAAGAGAGGCGGAAGACGTCCCCCAGCGACTCGGACGGGATCTGGGTCGGAATCACCGAGACACCCACCCTCCAGCGCCGATGGTACTCTTAAATCATGAGTACCACATTCGAGCTTCGCGTGGGAGATCGGGGCAGGGTGGTGCTGCCCGCGGCACTCAGGGAAAGACTGGGCCTGCGACAGGGGGACGTGCTCTCGGTCACCCTGGAGGGCGGCCAACTCGTCGCGTCCACACCCCGCGCGGCCTTGGAACGGGTGCGGGCACGGATCCGCGGAACCGGGGTCGTCGAGGAACTCCTTGAGGACCGCCGTCGGCAGACCGAAGCCGAGCAGTGATGGTGGTCCTGGACGCCTCGGCTCTGCTGGCCTGGTTCGGCGGCGAACCGGGCGCCGATCAGGTCGAACAACACATGCCCTGCTGCTGCAGCACCGCGAACTGGGCCGAGGTCGTCCAGAAACTGACTGCCCGAGGAGTCGGGCTGGGCGACATCCGTTCGGCGGTCTCACTGCTGGGGCTGGTCCTCGAACCCGTGACCACCGAGGACGCCGAAACAGCCGCAACGCTGTGGCAGGACCACCCCACGCTGAGCCTGGGAGACCAGCTCTGCCTCGCCCTCGGCCACCGCCTCGCCGTCCCGGTCCTGACCGCCGACCGCGCCTGGGGCAACCAGCCTCCGATCATCCAGATCCGCTGACCCGGCCAAGCGAGGTCACTAGGTATTGCTCACCGAGACAAGAGCGCTTTTCGGACTTGGGCGTGGGGTGGGGGTGAGGCTGGTGGTGAGCGTGCCTGTGGGATGAGGAAGGGTCGAGGTCCTGGCCGTGGCCACCATCGCCTACCTCGTCCTGACCAAGGCCGTCGCCTGGATCAGGACCCCCGGGTGAGCCGCCATTCTCTCGGCACAAACAGGCGCAGACCCCGAAGGCAACACTGTGGGGTCAGTTCACCGTGGGCGCCATCGTCTGGATCGTCGTCCCACTCATCATCGGGCTGTGGCTGAACCACCACGTCGAAGCGAATGAGTCCCCCATCCCCGCACCGACCTGCGTAACGGGCTTTTTGTAGTTGAGCGTGGTGGGTCGTTGATGCAAGGGCTCGTGGTCCTGCGCTGGAGTAGGTGGTGCGAAATGTGCTCTAGCACAAGGTCCACGCGCTGCTATCAAGCCTAGGCGCTCGCCGGGTTATGCCGCGGGAGTGATTATCACGCTGATCGGCTGTCACGTGAGCGATACGATTGACCTGCCTTCTGGTCGGCTCCGAATTTCACAGGCCTGACGGAATCCGAACTGACCGAGGTCCCGGTCGAATCCAGCACGTCTTCCTGCCACCAAGCCCGTCTCCCTACGCGTTCCGGTAGGAGTCAGGGGACGTGGTTCAGCTGCCCCTCGAGTTCCTGGATTTTCCGGCGCTGCAGTCGACGGACGCGAACGACCTGGACGATGAGGTCGACGGCCACGAACCCCACCGCGAAGGCGGCGGCCCCGAAGAAACGGGAACGCGGATACAGAAGAACGCAGATCAGGAATACCCCGATCCCCTGGAACAGATACAACTTCACCGAGGTTTTGTTCCACAGATGGCCCTTGATGGAACCATCCCAGTACTTCCAGCTCCTTCCCATCACGCGATACTACCTGCTCCGGCAGCGAGGATCGCTCCGACGGGGACCCAGAACTCCGGCCACGATCGGCCGGTCACGCGTGCAGCGCCCTTCACACGGCATTCATTTCTCAGCACCCGAGAGGAAATGATTGCGAAGCCGAATCCGAATTCCGCCCTTAGGACCGCATTGCAGTTTGCTGATTCCACATCCATGCCATGCTTCATGCAAGTCGTATGCCTTTTGTTCGTTCGTTGACGGAGGATGCCGCCCGCTGCATCTGCCGTCACTGCTTAAGTATCGCGGCGCCACAAACCGTGTGCGGCGCCGCGATACTTCTGCGCACAGGCGAGAGCGATGCCCTGCGGCACCACTCTTCACCGATGCGGACGGTTCGGATACTTGCGACGCAGTCGACGAAGATGGATTGCCCAGACGATCTGGTAGACGATACATTCCGCGACCACCATCGCAATCCCCACGATTGCGGCCCCGAGAAACCGGGCAGGCGGGAACAGGACAGCAACGACCACGAACGTCCCAATTCCTCGAAACAGGTAGGCACCCACCGACGGTGTGTATATTCGAAGATGGTCTTCGACGGAGCCATACCAGTTCTTCGTTTTCATCGTCATTGCGATCTCAAATCACCATCGGGAGCCAAAAACTACCACTGCTGCCAGAAAGCACAGGTGATCGCCGACGTTGCCAAGGTCACAGCAATTCCCCACGGATTCAGTTTGACGACCTCTTTGATACCGATCTTGGCGGCGCGTTTGGGAACTTCCTTGCCGAGGTATCGCGCGAGCGCTCCCCAGTTCCGCTGGGTGACCCATGCGCGGAGCAGCTTCCAGTCAACATCAATGAACCCGATGAAGGGGATGGCCCCCTTGACCACGCACGAGGCGTACTCCTGGACTCCTTCTGCCTCGGAGCTGTCAGACGGGCTGGCACTGCCTTTGGCCGCTTCGAAGAGGACCGACAGGTCACGGTCGGGGTACAGACGCTTGGCCGCCTCGTAGTCGATGCACACTTTGCCCTCAGCGTCTCGAATCACCACCTGACTGAACAAAATGGTTAGATTCTGTTCCAACTCCTGCACCTCGGCGTCGGTGAACTCACCGTTCCCGCCGCGGGACGCTGTTGAGACGCCGTCGTCGGCTCTAGCCTCTGTCATAGGCACCGCGAGCATGCTGCACCCCACGAGCAGCGCCAGAATGTACGTGATAATTTTCTTCATATCATCTCCTTTCCCTGAGATGTGTCTGGCGATCGCTGCCTATCTGTTCAGGCTAAATTTCGCCAGGCGAGGACACAACACCTACGCGACAAGAGTTGACGAAAGTTATCGCCGGGAAAACTTCGGTTGCGACCGTCGTACGCTGCGTATTCGCGCGCTGACCACGGTATTTGCTGATCGTTTCTCCACCAGGGAGTGCGCAGACTGGCCATTCGTCATCTCCGCTTCCGTTGGTCACTTTCTCCTGAGCATCCCAGCAATCCGCTCAGTATGCGGGGCGCCACATCAAATAGCTGACAGGATTTCCTCGGTCCCGGGGTTGGTGATGCCAAGCCTGAAGTGCTTGGCAAACCTGCGGCAGATGAGAGCTGAACCCTGGACTGGCCTCTATTCCCGCATCACCGGGGTGGTCGGGTGAATATTTCGGGGAGACCACGGCGACACCCCACCAACGAAAACCTCTATCCACACCGTTACTCGGTCAGCCTCGCCGTTCATGCGGACCATGTCAGAGGTACAAGTAAGGCAGACTGGTACACGGAGCCGAACGCAGAGGAGGGGCCGTGACGACCGTCCGCGTTGACATCGCACCCAACCTGCTGCGCTGGGCCGTGAAACGGGCGCGCTGGGATGAGGAAACTGTCCGCAAACGCGCACCCAAGCTCGACGCGTGGATCGACGGGACCGCACGCCCCACCCTCAAGCAGGTGGAGAAGTTCGCTGCCGCCACCCATGCACCCTTCGGGATGCTTTTCCTGCCCGAACCGCCGGTTGAGGACATCCCCATCCCGGACATGCGGACCATTCGCGACGCCGGGGTCCGCGAGCCGTCTGCCGACTTGCTGGAAACGATCTATCTGTGCCAGAGGCGCCAGGACTGGTACCGCGACGACGCCCTCGACTCCGGGGTGACCCCGCTCAGCTTCGTGGGTTCGACAACCCTTTCCACTCCAGCGGAGGAGGCCGCCGCTCGTATCCGTGCCGCGCTCCGTCTCGACGAGCGATCTGTGCCCAACTGGTCCGCTACGATGACAGATCTCATTGAGCGCACCGAGGCCTTGGGTGTCCTGGTCATGGTCAACGGGATCGTCGGCTCGGACACCCACCGCAAGCTCGATCCAGAAGAGTTCCGGGGGTTCGCCCTGGCCGATG from Arachnia propionica encodes the following:
- a CDS encoding sensor histidine kinase is translated as MTSEYRLGAWALIWRYLLALGWVLPSFAAPLVGQDLSRELPPAFHNFLVLELLGVIAAVVLIRFRRRAPMLVVVSLSVLSSVTVTLGGFSSWGVASLCTRRRWKEILPAGAVFIGFQILSDPVRRGLGLPAVTDLRVGDAPLQVPWPLIVSGGVLLLYTVVLVAIGMYTGARRELIASMRAQVEQAEREQQLRVAQGQAAERQRIAREMHDVLAHRISLVSMYSGALAYRDDLNPGQTHEIAETIRENANLALTELRGVLGSLRGQDGDRPQPTLADLPGLIADNRAAGLRIEFSGVALEGLSPAVSRHAYRIVQEGLTNARKHAPGTKVEVRLSGDPDSGLRIELRNLVNGRGAAVPGGGYGLLGLAERTGLVGGWIEHGIRDEVFQLEAWMPW
- a CDS encoding ABC transporter ATP-binding protein, with amino-acid sequence MITFRNLTKRYGDVLAVDDISFTVEAGSITGFLGPNGAGKSTAMRCLTGLAFPTEGEALIDGRRYRDIPNPSAQVGVLLDASAQHPGRTGRETIRTAATAMGVPRSRVDEVIELAGLTAAEARKRVGAYSLGMRQRLGIAQAFLGSPRVLILDEPANGLDPQGIHWMRTVLRRFADAGGAVLLSSHLLHEVQQIADRIVMIGHGRILTEGSIDDLTADGANLETTFLNLTTTTAREGIFV
- a CDS encoding AbrB/MazE/SpoVT family DNA-binding domain-containing protein; translation: MSTTFELRVGDRGRVVLPAALRERLGLRQGDVLSVTLEGGQLVASTPRAALERVRARIRGTGVVEELLEDRRRQTEAEQ
- a CDS encoding type II toxin-antitoxin system VapC family toxin, coding for MVVLDASALLAWFGGEPGADQVEQHMPCCCSTANWAEVVQKLTARGVGLGDIRSAVSLLGLVLEPVTTEDAETAATLWQDHPTLSLGDQLCLALGHRLAVPVLTADRAWGNQPPIIQIR
- a CDS encoding ImmA/IrrE family metallo-endopeptidase, whose translation is MTTVRVDIAPNLLRWAVKRARWDEETVRKRAPKLDAWIDGTARPTLKQVEKFAAATHAPFGMLFLPEPPVEDIPIPDMRTIRDAGVREPSADLLETIYLCQRRQDWYRDDALDSGVTPLSFVGSTTLSTPAEEAAARIRAALRLDERSVPNWSATMTDLIERTEALGVLVMVNGIVGSDTHRKLDPEEFRGFALADDIAPLVFVNGADTKAAQIFTLVHELAHLWLGCTALSDAAAGAAQGTKEEERWCNQVAAEVLVPLDSLRSERPRGCAEDELKRLASRYTVSTLVVLARVRDAGYLTREEYKTRYETERKRVMDLMDSQENRSGGGNYYNTQLRRLGLPFTRAVISAALEGRTTYRDAYRLLGTVKHSTFEGLAERAGLT